One segment of Channa argus isolate prfri chromosome 17, Channa argus male v1.0, whole genome shotgun sequence DNA contains the following:
- the ccm2 gene encoding cerebral cavernous malformations protein 2 homolog isoform X1 codes for MEDDVKKVKKPGIVSPFKRVFLKGEKGRDKKAQEKATERRALHTFSLSQPDHRIDPDILLNDYIEKEVKYLGQLTSVPGYLNPSSRTEVLQLIDSARKSHQLAGQLTSEQDAVVSLSAYNIKLVWRDGEDIILRVPIHDIAAVSYIRDDSLHLVVIKTAQDSGGSPCPSSCPDLNKSQTLSSLSESGAVLVEVCCLLVLAVDNKAAAEELCLLLSQVFQIVYTESTIDFLDRAIFDGATTPTRHLSLCSDDSSSKVDVKEAFDVEATTFPFQAAEENSPTASTPASPQMTSASEGELSTTAAELLQDYMTTLRTKLSSQEIQQFATLLHEYRNGASIHEFCINLRQLYGDSRKFLLLGLRPFIPEKDSQHFENFLETIGVKDGRGIITDSFGRYRRTASSASDSTTNGNGAAGGSGDSVASDEGQEASEGDEWDRMITDISNDIEALGCSMDQEGVTP; via the exons ATGGAGGATgatgtgaaaaaagtgaaaaag CCTGGCATTGTTTCTCCGTTCAAGCGAGTCTTCCTTAAAGGAGAGAAGGGGAGGGACAAGAAGGCCCAGGAGAAGGCCACGGAGCGCAGAGCGCTGCACACCTTCTCACTCTCTCAGCCTGACCACCGCATTGACCCTGACATCCTGCTTAATGATTACATTGAGAAGGAAGTCAAA TATTTGGGGCAGCTGACATCAGTTCCTGGATACTTGAATCCATCTAGCAGGACAGAGGTCTTACAACTCATTGACAGTGCAAGG AAGTCCCATCAGTTGGCAGGCCAGCTGACATCAGAACAGGATGCAGTAGTAAGCTTGTCGGCATACAACATAAAGCTTGTGTGGCGTGATGGGGAAGACATTATCCTCAGAGTTCCCATCCATGATATTGCTGCTGTGTCATACATCAGGGATGACTCGTTACACCTCGTGGTGATTAAAACAG CCCAGGACTCAGGAGGGTCTCCCTGTCCCAGCTCATGTCCTGATCTCAACAAATCTCAGACACTCAGCTCTTTATCAGAGAGCGGAGCTGTGCTTGTAGAAGTCTGCTGTCTGCTTGTGCTGGCTGTTGATAATAAG gcagcagcagaggagctgTGTCTTTTGCTCAGCCAGGTCTTTCAGATCGTTTACACAGAATCAACAATTGATTTCTTGGACAGAGCCATTTTTGATGGGGCAACTACACCTACAAGACACCTTTCTTTGTGTAGTG ATGACTCTTCAAGCAAAGTGGATGTCAAGGAGGCCTTTGATGTGGAAGCCACCACATT TCCTTTCCAGGCGGCAGAAGAAAACTCTCCAACAGCTTCCACCCCAGCATCACCTCAGATGACCAGTGCAAGTGAAGGAGAGCTCAGCACcactgctgcagagctgctgcaggacTACATGACCACA CTGCGGACTAAACTGTCATCACAGGAGATCCAGCAGTTTGCTACCCTGCTGCATGAATACCGCAATGGTGCCTCTATCCATGAGTTCTGCATAAACTTGCGACAGCTCTATGGGGACAGCAGGAAGTTCCTCCTTCTGG GCCTACGTCCTTTCATACCAGAGAAGGACAGTCAGCACTTTGAGAACTTTCTTGAGACCATTGGTGTCAAGGATGGCCGAGGAATCATAACAGACAGCTTCGGCCGCTATCGGCGTACGGCCAGCTCTGCCTCCGATTCCACCACCAATGGCAATGGAGCAGCAGGAGGGAGTGGTGACAGCGTGGCCTCAGATGAGGGCCAGGAGGCCTCTGAGGGAGATGAATGGGACCGTATGATCACTGATATAAGTAATGACATTGAAGCACTTGGCTGCAGTATGGACCAAGAGGGTGTGACACCCTGA
- the ccm2 gene encoding cerebral cavernous malformations protein 2 homolog isoform X2 — translation MENEPGIVSPFKRVFLKGEKGRDKKAQEKATERRALHTFSLSQPDHRIDPDILLNDYIEKEVKYLGQLTSVPGYLNPSSRTEVLQLIDSARKSHQLAGQLTSEQDAVVSLSAYNIKLVWRDGEDIILRVPIHDIAAVSYIRDDSLHLVVIKTAQDSGGSPCPSSCPDLNKSQTLSSLSESGAVLVEVCCLLVLAVDNKAAAEELCLLLSQVFQIVYTESTIDFLDRAIFDGATTPTRHLSLCSDDSSSKVDVKEAFDVEATTFPFQAAEENSPTASTPASPQMTSASEGELSTTAAELLQDYMTTLRTKLSSQEIQQFATLLHEYRNGASIHEFCINLRQLYGDSRKFLLLGLRPFIPEKDSQHFENFLETIGVKDGRGIITDSFGRYRRTASSASDSTTNGNGAAGGSGDSVASDEGQEASEGDEWDRMITDISNDIEALGCSMDQEGVTP, via the exons ATGGAGAACGAG CCTGGCATTGTTTCTCCGTTCAAGCGAGTCTTCCTTAAAGGAGAGAAGGGGAGGGACAAGAAGGCCCAGGAGAAGGCCACGGAGCGCAGAGCGCTGCACACCTTCTCACTCTCTCAGCCTGACCACCGCATTGACCCTGACATCCTGCTTAATGATTACATTGAGAAGGAAGTCAAA TATTTGGGGCAGCTGACATCAGTTCCTGGATACTTGAATCCATCTAGCAGGACAGAGGTCTTACAACTCATTGACAGTGCAAGG AAGTCCCATCAGTTGGCAGGCCAGCTGACATCAGAACAGGATGCAGTAGTAAGCTTGTCGGCATACAACATAAAGCTTGTGTGGCGTGATGGGGAAGACATTATCCTCAGAGTTCCCATCCATGATATTGCTGCTGTGTCATACATCAGGGATGACTCGTTACACCTCGTGGTGATTAAAACAG CCCAGGACTCAGGAGGGTCTCCCTGTCCCAGCTCATGTCCTGATCTCAACAAATCTCAGACACTCAGCTCTTTATCAGAGAGCGGAGCTGTGCTTGTAGAAGTCTGCTGTCTGCTTGTGCTGGCTGTTGATAATAAG gcagcagcagaggagctgTGTCTTTTGCTCAGCCAGGTCTTTCAGATCGTTTACACAGAATCAACAATTGATTTCTTGGACAGAGCCATTTTTGATGGGGCAACTACACCTACAAGACACCTTTCTTTGTGTAGTG ATGACTCTTCAAGCAAAGTGGATGTCAAGGAGGCCTTTGATGTGGAAGCCACCACATT TCCTTTCCAGGCGGCAGAAGAAAACTCTCCAACAGCTTCCACCCCAGCATCACCTCAGATGACCAGTGCAAGTGAAGGAGAGCTCAGCACcactgctgcagagctgctgcaggacTACATGACCACA CTGCGGACTAAACTGTCATCACAGGAGATCCAGCAGTTTGCTACCCTGCTGCATGAATACCGCAATGGTGCCTCTATCCATGAGTTCTGCATAAACTTGCGACAGCTCTATGGGGACAGCAGGAAGTTCCTCCTTCTGG GCCTACGTCCTTTCATACCAGAGAAGGACAGTCAGCACTTTGAGAACTTTCTTGAGACCATTGGTGTCAAGGATGGCCGAGGAATCATAACAGACAGCTTCGGCCGCTATCGGCGTACGGCCAGCTCTGCCTCCGATTCCACCACCAATGGCAATGGAGCAGCAGGAGGGAGTGGTGACAGCGTGGCCTCAGATGAGGGCCAGGAGGCCTCTGAGGGAGATGAATGGGACCGTATGATCACTGATATAAGTAATGACATTGAAGCACTTGGCTGCAGTATGGACCAAGAGGGTGTGACACCCTGA
- the ccm2 gene encoding cerebral cavernous malformations protein 2 homolog isoform X3 encodes MEDDVKKVKKYLGQLTSVPGYLNPSSRTEVLQLIDSARKSHQLAGQLTSEQDAVVSLSAYNIKLVWRDGEDIILRVPIHDIAAVSYIRDDSLHLVVIKTAQDSGGSPCPSSCPDLNKSQTLSSLSESGAVLVEVCCLLVLAVDNKAAAEELCLLLSQVFQIVYTESTIDFLDRAIFDGATTPTRHLSLCSDDSSSKVDVKEAFDVEATTFPFQAAEENSPTASTPASPQMTSASEGELSTTAAELLQDYMTTLRTKLSSQEIQQFATLLHEYRNGASIHEFCINLRQLYGDSRKFLLLGLRPFIPEKDSQHFENFLETIGVKDGRGIITDSFGRYRRTASSASDSTTNGNGAAGGSGDSVASDEGQEASEGDEWDRMITDISNDIEALGCSMDQEGVTP; translated from the exons ATGGAGGATgatgtgaaaaaagtgaaaaag TATTTGGGGCAGCTGACATCAGTTCCTGGATACTTGAATCCATCTAGCAGGACAGAGGTCTTACAACTCATTGACAGTGCAAGG AAGTCCCATCAGTTGGCAGGCCAGCTGACATCAGAACAGGATGCAGTAGTAAGCTTGTCGGCATACAACATAAAGCTTGTGTGGCGTGATGGGGAAGACATTATCCTCAGAGTTCCCATCCATGATATTGCTGCTGTGTCATACATCAGGGATGACTCGTTACACCTCGTGGTGATTAAAACAG CCCAGGACTCAGGAGGGTCTCCCTGTCCCAGCTCATGTCCTGATCTCAACAAATCTCAGACACTCAGCTCTTTATCAGAGAGCGGAGCTGTGCTTGTAGAAGTCTGCTGTCTGCTTGTGCTGGCTGTTGATAATAAG gcagcagcagaggagctgTGTCTTTTGCTCAGCCAGGTCTTTCAGATCGTTTACACAGAATCAACAATTGATTTCTTGGACAGAGCCATTTTTGATGGGGCAACTACACCTACAAGACACCTTTCTTTGTGTAGTG ATGACTCTTCAAGCAAAGTGGATGTCAAGGAGGCCTTTGATGTGGAAGCCACCACATT TCCTTTCCAGGCGGCAGAAGAAAACTCTCCAACAGCTTCCACCCCAGCATCACCTCAGATGACCAGTGCAAGTGAAGGAGAGCTCAGCACcactgctgcagagctgctgcaggacTACATGACCACA CTGCGGACTAAACTGTCATCACAGGAGATCCAGCAGTTTGCTACCCTGCTGCATGAATACCGCAATGGTGCCTCTATCCATGAGTTCTGCATAAACTTGCGACAGCTCTATGGGGACAGCAGGAAGTTCCTCCTTCTGG GCCTACGTCCTTTCATACCAGAGAAGGACAGTCAGCACTTTGAGAACTTTCTTGAGACCATTGGTGTCAAGGATGGCCGAGGAATCATAACAGACAGCTTCGGCCGCTATCGGCGTACGGCCAGCTCTGCCTCCGATTCCACCACCAATGGCAATGGAGCAGCAGGAGGGAGTGGTGACAGCGTGGCCTCAGATGAGGGCCAGGAGGCCTCTGAGGGAGATGAATGGGACCGTATGATCACTGATATAAGTAATGACATTGAAGCACTTGGCTGCAGTATGGACCAAGAGGGTGTGACACCCTGA